The stretch of DNA CTCGGTAGAAAAAAGGCGTGGGAAGAGACGATTGAGATTGCACAACGTGCCGAAATTCCTGTGCATATTTCGCATGAGCGTGTTGACGATGAAGCCACCGACGTGCTGGAACGGGTAGAGAAAGAGCAGATAGATTTGACGTTTGAGTCTTACCTCTATCCTGCCGGTATGACACACCTCGCTATGATGCTCCCGATGGAATATCAGACCGGCGCGCCTGTTGACATGTTAGCACATCTACAGGACCCCGAAGTCCGAGAAAAATCGATCGCATACCTGCGGAGTGAATTGCGCAACGGCAACCAGATCGTGGGTTACAACCGATCGGGTAGATTTATCGGGATGACGCTCGCCGAGGCCGCTGAAAGCGAAGGGAAGTCGCATGAAGCGTTCGCCTTCGATTTCATTCAACAAGAAGCCGCGATTGAAACCTTTGTGATGCCGTGGGCAACCCCGCCCGAAGAGAATGAACGCATTTTGAACCGCACGGCGAGCCATCCCCGCATGATGATTGCCAGCGACGGTGTCTACAACATTCCACATCCACATCCACGGAGTTACGGATGCTTCGTGCAATATCTCGGCAAATTCGTTCGCGAACGCCAGTTGGTTTCATTGAAAGAAGCCATCTATAAAATGAGCGGTTTTCCAGCGGAGCGTTTTCGACTCGCCGACCGCGGGAGAATCCGTCAAGGGCTTGCCGCCGATATCGTTGTCTTCGATCCGGAGACTGTCACGGACAGGTCTACATGGTCGGACCCGGTGCAATCTCCCGTCGGTGTAAACTATGTGTTCGTCAATGGCGTTTCGGTTGTTGGAGATGGGGACGTGACGGGGCAGCTGCCCGGTAGAGTTTTGCGTCAACAACGATTTTTTAAATGATTGGCCTCTGGGCATCGCTCCATTACATTTCGCGATGGTTTTCGATGAAGGAGGAGAAGCTTTAGCACCTTCGCACCGTGTGAATTGCGCCGAAACCCTGACCGAAACGAAGTAGAAGGCAGTCCAGGAGACCATAATTAAGAAAGCAGTCCAGGAGACCATAAATTGAAAAATGATTTGACAATTATCGGCGGCGGAAGTGCCGGACTCGTGCTCGCCGTTGCCGGTGCTAAATTGGGTAAGAAGACCGCACTCGTGGAGAAACACCGCATGGGTGGCGACTGCCTCTGGACGGGATGTGTGCCTTCCAAAGCACTCCTGAAGGCGGCGAAGGTGGCGAATTACGTCAGGGACGCTGAGAAATACGGCGTTGCAAGCACCCCTACAACGCCTGACTGGCAACGTGTGATGGCGTATGTGAGAAGCACCCAACACGCCATAGAGGAGGAACACGACAATCCTGAGCGATTCCGTGAGATGGGCGTTGATGTCATCTTCGGCAACGGGCATTTTGCGTCCGCTGACAGTTTTGTTGTAGAGGATACGGAGAGTGGTCAAACCCGCACCCTCAAAAGCAAAAAGTTCGTGATTAGCACGGGGTCCCGTCCTGTTGCGCCACCCATACCCGGCTTGGAATCTTGCGGCTATCTCGACAGTGAGAACGTCTGGGATCTTGAGACGTTCCCCAATCGGTTGCTCGTTGTGGGCGCGGGTCCAATCGGTATTGAACTCGGGCAGGCATTTCATCGCCTGGGTGCGGATGTGACGATAGCGCAACGGAGTGAACGCATTCTGACGAAAGAGGATACCGATGTTTCTGAACAGATGCTGCGTTACCTCCGCGAGGAAGGGATCACGATCCGACTGAATACGAGTATCGCAGACGTTGTGAAAAATCAGGAAGGCACAACTGTTACGTTTAACGATAGTGGAAATGGAACTGTAGAGCAGGCTTTTGATAACATTTTGATTGCCGCGGGACGCGCACCGAACATTGAGGGTTTAGCACTTGACAAAATCGGGGTGCAGGTCGGCACACGTGGGATTGAAGTGAACAATAAACTTCAAACGAGCGTGAAAAATATCTATGCCGCAGGCGATGTAATCGGACATTACCTGTTCACACATGTTGCGGCGTTTCAGGCGCAGCTGCTCCTCCGAA from Candidatus Poribacteria bacterium encodes:
- a CDS encoding mercuric reductase → MKNDLTIIGGGSAGLVLAVAGAKLGKKTALVEKHRMGGDCLWTGCVPSKALLKAAKVANYVRDAEKYGVASTPTTPDWQRVMAYVRSTQHAIEEEHDNPERFREMGVDVIFGNGHFASADSFVVEDTESGQTRTLKSKKFVISTGSRPVAPPIPGLESCGYLDSENVWDLETFPNRLLVVGAGPIGIELGQAFHRLGADVTIAQRSERILTKEDTDVSEQMLRYLREEGITIRLNTSIADVVKNQEGTTVTFNDSGNGTVEQAFDNILIAAGRAPNIEGLALDKIGVQVGTRGIEVNNKLQTSVKNIYAAGDVIGHYLFTHVAAFQAQLLLRNIFFPLSQTINYAVVPWTTFCDPEVARCGLTEAEAREKYGDIDVFTLDQRDVDRAVAEGETHGFSKVIASRWTGKILGVHLVGANAGEVIHEYILAMQEGIPLRKLSGMIHVYPTFSSSVWRVAGKWFSESTLIQTLRKLIPSG
- a CDS encoding amidohydrolase family protein, with the protein product MRFDTIIAGGNIVDGTGEREPFIADIGIQGDQIAAIGDLSEAETPRRISAERQVVCPGFVDVHVHSEIALLGGRDQFAAVSQGVTTHLAAPDGFGWAPLSPEQAQEMWHYTRFAYGDAEVPLDWQTPDAYLSIFEGRIPANLYPQVPHCAVRIGAMGWDPRPATPDELKVMERTTREWLEAGACCLCLGLDYQPSANADVHELVYLSKIAAAYDAIYAAHIRYRILGRKKAWEETIEIAQRAEIPVHISHERVDDEATDVLERVEKEQIDLTFESYLYPAGMTHLAMMLPMEYQTGAPVDMLAHLQDPEVREKSIAYLRSELRNGNQIVGYNRSGRFIGMTLAEAAESEGKSHEAFAFDFIQQEAAIETFVMPWATPPEENERILNRTASHPRMMIASDGVYNIPHPHPRSYGCFVQYLGKFVRERQLVSLKEAIYKMSGFPAERFRLADRGRIRQGLAADIVVFDPETVTDRSTWSDPVQSPVGVNYVFVNGVSVVGDGDVTGQLPGRVLRQQRFFK